In a genomic window of Phalacrocorax aristotelis chromosome 8, bGulAri2.1, whole genome shotgun sequence:
- the HSD11B2 gene encoding 11-beta-hydroxysteroid dehydrogenase type 2 isoform X4, whose product MEPGLERWAYGALWAALAGSLALRAARRALGPGRGLVLPLALLAGLQSLCRACLPLPLGLALAAAAACLLLWRASPRRLLPVASRAVLVTGCDSGFGQATAQHLDAMGFRVFASVLDPQGPGAQELRRSCSPSLTLLQMDLTKPEDIKHVLQHIQAHTNSTGDLPFPCLAAYGTSKAALSLLMDTFRSELQPWGVKVSLVLPGYYKTGTTCNPAFWNQQKQRLVASLPQELLQAYGEDYVEEINRQFIQFMKVAAEDLSAVVNSITDGLLAANPAVRYYPGQGLGLMYFIHRYLPYFVQDLFLKGFFINPKLPRALRQGDHNDTKAA is encoded by the exons aTGGAGCCGGGGCTGGAGCGCTGGGCGTACGGCGCGCTGTGGGCGGCGCTGGCCGGCAGCCTGGCGCTGCGGGCGGCTCGGAGGGCCctggggccgggccgggggctggtgctgcctctggcgctgctggctgggctgcagAGCCTGTGCCGAGCCTGCCTGCCGCTGCCCCTGGGGCTCGCCCTGGCCGCAGCTGCcgcctgcctgctgctgtggcGGGCATCGCCCCGCAGGCTGCTGCCGGTGGCGAGCAGAGCCGTGCTGGTCACAG GCTGTGACTCGGGCTTCGGGCAGGCAACAGCACAGCACTTGGACGCCATGGGCTTTCGGGTGTTTGCCAGTGTTCTGGACCCTCAGGGTCCTGGTGCCCAGGAGCTGCGCAGGAGCTGCTCGCCAAGCCTGACGCTGCTGCAGATGGACCTGACCAAGCCAGAGGACATCAAGCACGTCCTGCAGCACATCCAGGCCCATACCAACAGCACAG GTGACCTGCCCTTCCCCTGCTTGGCAGCCTATGGGACTTCAAAGGCAGCCCTCAGCCTGCTCATGGACACCTTCCGCAGCGAGCTCCAGCCCTGGGGTGTCAAAGTCAGCCTCGTCCTACCTGGCTACTACAAAACAG GGACTACATGCAACCCTGCCTTCTGGAACCAGCAGAAGCAGCGGCTGGTGGCTAGCTtgccccaggagctgctgcaggcctATGGTGAGGACTATGTGGAAGAGATCAACCGCCAGTTCATACAGTTCATGAAGGTGGCAGCGGAGGACCTCAGCGCAGTGGTGAACAGCATCACAGACGGGCTCCTGGCTGCCAACCCAGCCGTGCGCTACTACCCAGGGCAGGGCCTTGGGCTCATGTATTTCATACACCGCTACCTGCCCTATTTTGTCCAAGACTTGTTCTTGAAAGGATTTTTCATCAACCCCAAGCTGCCCCGAGCGCTGCGTCAAGGGGACCACAACGACACGAAGGCAGCCTGA
- the HSD11B2 gene encoding 11-beta-hydroxysteroid dehydrogenase type 2 isoform X2 → MEPGLERWAYGALWAALAGSLALRAARRALGPGRGLVLPLALLAGLQSLCRACLPLPLGLALAAAAACLLLWRASPRRLLPVASRAVLVTGCDSGFGQATAQHLDAMGFRVFASVLDPQGPGAQELRRSCSPSLTLLQMDLTKPEDIKHVLQHIQAHTNSTGLWGLVNNAGFNDTIADAELSPLGKFRTCMEVNFFGSLELTKGLLPLLRSAGGRIVTVSSPAGDLPFPCLAAYGTSKAALSLLMDTFRSELQPWGVKVSLVLPGYYKTGTTCNPAFWNQQKQRLVASLPQELLQAYGEDYVEEINRQFIQFMKVAAEDLSAVVNSITDGLLAANPAVRYYPGQGLGLMYFIHRYLPYFVQDLFLKGFFINPKLPRALRQGDHNDTKAA, encoded by the exons aTGGAGCCGGGGCTGGAGCGCTGGGCGTACGGCGCGCTGTGGGCGGCGCTGGCCGGCAGCCTGGCGCTGCGGGCGGCTCGGAGGGCCctggggccgggccgggggctggtgctgcctctggcgctgctggctgggctgcagAGCCTGTGCCGAGCCTGCCTGCCGCTGCCCCTGGGGCTCGCCCTGGCCGCAGCTGCcgcctgcctgctgctgtggcGGGCATCGCCCCGCAGGCTGCTGCCGGTGGCGAGCAGAGCCGTGCTGGTCACAG GCTGTGACTCGGGCTTCGGGCAGGCAACAGCACAGCACTTGGACGCCATGGGCTTTCGGGTGTTTGCCAGTGTTCTGGACCCTCAGGGTCCTGGTGCCCAGGAGCTGCGCAGGAGCTGCTCGCCAAGCCTGACGCTGCTGCAGATGGACCTGACCAAGCCAGAGGACATCAAGCACGTCCTGCAGCACATCCAGGCCCATACCAACAGCACAG GACTCTGGGGCCTGGTGAACAATGCCGGCTTCAACGACACCATTGCTGACGCTGAGCTCTCACCGCTGGGCAAGTTTCGCACCTGCATGGAGGTGAACTTCTTTGGTTCGTTGGAGCTCACCAAGGGACTGCTGCCCCTGCTCCGCTCTGCTGGCGGCCGCATTGTCACAGTGAGCAGCCCTGCGG GTGACCTGCCCTTCCCCTGCTTGGCAGCCTATGGGACTTCAAAGGCAGCCCTCAGCCTGCTCATGGACACCTTCCGCAGCGAGCTCCAGCCCTGGGGTGTCAAAGTCAGCCTCGTCCTACCTGGCTACTACAAAACAG GGACTACATGCAACCCTGCCTTCTGGAACCAGCAGAAGCAGCGGCTGGTGGCTAGCTtgccccaggagctgctgcaggcctATGGTGAGGACTATGTGGAAGAGATCAACCGCCAGTTCATACAGTTCATGAAGGTGGCAGCGGAGGACCTCAGCGCAGTGGTGAACAGCATCACAGACGGGCTCCTGGCTGCCAACCCAGCCGTGCGCTACTACCCAGGGCAGGGCCTTGGGCTCATGTATTTCATACACCGCTACCTGCCCTATTTTGTCCAAGACTTGTTCTTGAAAGGATTTTTCATCAACCCCAAGCTGCCCCGAGCGCTGCGTCAAGGGGACCACAACGACACGAAGGCAGCCTGA
- the HSD11B2 gene encoding 11-beta-hydroxysteroid dehydrogenase type 2 isoform X3 — translation MEPGLERWAYGALWAALAGSLALRAARRALGPGRGLVLPLALLAGLQSLCRACLPLPLGLALAAAAACLLLWRASPRRLLPVASRAVLVTGLHSAFAGCDSGFGQATAQHLDAMGFRVFASVLDPQGPGAQELRRSCSPSLTLLQMDLTKPEDIKHVLQHIQAHTNSTGDLPFPCLAAYGTSKAALSLLMDTFRSELQPWGVKVSLVLPGYYKTGTTCNPAFWNQQKQRLVASLPQELLQAYGEDYVEEINRQFIQFMKVAAEDLSAVVNSITDGLLAANPAVRYYPGQGLGLMYFIHRYLPYFVQDLFLKGFFINPKLPRALRQGDHNDTKAA, via the exons aTGGAGCCGGGGCTGGAGCGCTGGGCGTACGGCGCGCTGTGGGCGGCGCTGGCCGGCAGCCTGGCGCTGCGGGCGGCTCGGAGGGCCctggggccgggccgggggctggtgctgcctctggcgctgctggctgggctgcagAGCCTGTGCCGAGCCTGCCTGCCGCTGCCCCTGGGGCTCGCCCTGGCCGCAGCTGCcgcctgcctgctgctgtggcGGGCATCGCCCCGCAGGCTGCTGCCGGTGGCGAGCAGAGCCGTGCTGGTCACAG GGCTCCACTCGGCTTTTGCAGGCTGTGACTCGGGCTTCGGGCAGGCAACAGCACAGCACTTGGACGCCATGGGCTTTCGGGTGTTTGCCAGTGTTCTGGACCCTCAGGGTCCTGGTGCCCAGGAGCTGCGCAGGAGCTGCTCGCCAAGCCTGACGCTGCTGCAGATGGACCTGACCAAGCCAGAGGACATCAAGCACGTCCTGCAGCACATCCAGGCCCATACCAACAGCACAG GTGACCTGCCCTTCCCCTGCTTGGCAGCCTATGGGACTTCAAAGGCAGCCCTCAGCCTGCTCATGGACACCTTCCGCAGCGAGCTCCAGCCCTGGGGTGTCAAAGTCAGCCTCGTCCTACCTGGCTACTACAAAACAG GGACTACATGCAACCCTGCCTTCTGGAACCAGCAGAAGCAGCGGCTGGTGGCTAGCTtgccccaggagctgctgcaggcctATGGTGAGGACTATGTGGAAGAGATCAACCGCCAGTTCATACAGTTCATGAAGGTGGCAGCGGAGGACCTCAGCGCAGTGGTGAACAGCATCACAGACGGGCTCCTGGCTGCCAACCCAGCCGTGCGCTACTACCCAGGGCAGGGCCTTGGGCTCATGTATTTCATACACCGCTACCTGCCCTATTTTGTCCAAGACTTGTTCTTGAAAGGATTTTTCATCAACCCCAAGCTGCCCCGAGCGCTGCGTCAAGGGGACCACAACGACACGAAGGCAGCCTGA
- the HSD11B2 gene encoding 11-beta-hydroxysteroid dehydrogenase type 2 isoform X1, with the protein MEPGLERWAYGALWAALAGSLALRAARRALGPGRGLVLPLALLAGLQSLCRACLPLPLGLALAAAAACLLLWRASPRRLLPVASRAVLVTGLHSAFAGCDSGFGQATAQHLDAMGFRVFASVLDPQGPGAQELRRSCSPSLTLLQMDLTKPEDIKHVLQHIQAHTNSTGLWGLVNNAGFNDTIADAELSPLGKFRTCMEVNFFGSLELTKGLLPLLRSAGGRIVTVSSPAGDLPFPCLAAYGTSKAALSLLMDTFRSELQPWGVKVSLVLPGYYKTGTTCNPAFWNQQKQRLVASLPQELLQAYGEDYVEEINRQFIQFMKVAAEDLSAVVNSITDGLLAANPAVRYYPGQGLGLMYFIHRYLPYFVQDLFLKGFFINPKLPRALRQGDHNDTKAA; encoded by the exons aTGGAGCCGGGGCTGGAGCGCTGGGCGTACGGCGCGCTGTGGGCGGCGCTGGCCGGCAGCCTGGCGCTGCGGGCGGCTCGGAGGGCCctggggccgggccgggggctggtgctgcctctggcgctgctggctgggctgcagAGCCTGTGCCGAGCCTGCCTGCCGCTGCCCCTGGGGCTCGCCCTGGCCGCAGCTGCcgcctgcctgctgctgtggcGGGCATCGCCCCGCAGGCTGCTGCCGGTGGCGAGCAGAGCCGTGCTGGTCACAG GGCTCCACTCGGCTTTTGCAGGCTGTGACTCGGGCTTCGGGCAGGCAACAGCACAGCACTTGGACGCCATGGGCTTTCGGGTGTTTGCCAGTGTTCTGGACCCTCAGGGTCCTGGTGCCCAGGAGCTGCGCAGGAGCTGCTCGCCAAGCCTGACGCTGCTGCAGATGGACCTGACCAAGCCAGAGGACATCAAGCACGTCCTGCAGCACATCCAGGCCCATACCAACAGCACAG GACTCTGGGGCCTGGTGAACAATGCCGGCTTCAACGACACCATTGCTGACGCTGAGCTCTCACCGCTGGGCAAGTTTCGCACCTGCATGGAGGTGAACTTCTTTGGTTCGTTGGAGCTCACCAAGGGACTGCTGCCCCTGCTCCGCTCTGCTGGCGGCCGCATTGTCACAGTGAGCAGCCCTGCGG GTGACCTGCCCTTCCCCTGCTTGGCAGCCTATGGGACTTCAAAGGCAGCCCTCAGCCTGCTCATGGACACCTTCCGCAGCGAGCTCCAGCCCTGGGGTGTCAAAGTCAGCCTCGTCCTACCTGGCTACTACAAAACAG GGACTACATGCAACCCTGCCTTCTGGAACCAGCAGAAGCAGCGGCTGGTGGCTAGCTtgccccaggagctgctgcaggcctATGGTGAGGACTATGTGGAAGAGATCAACCGCCAGTTCATACAGTTCATGAAGGTGGCAGCGGAGGACCTCAGCGCAGTGGTGAACAGCATCACAGACGGGCTCCTGGCTGCCAACCCAGCCGTGCGCTACTACCCAGGGCAGGGCCTTGGGCTCATGTATTTCATACACCGCTACCTGCCCTATTTTGTCCAAGACTTGTTCTTGAAAGGATTTTTCATCAACCCCAAGCTGCCCCGAGCGCTGCGTCAAGGGGACCACAACGACACGAAGGCAGCCTGA